DNA sequence from the Syntrophorhabdaceae bacterium genome:
TTAGAACTTGTAGATCCCGCACCCAACGATATAGTCGTCGACTTTTTCGATATACGCGCGTTTATGTTCAACCTTCTTACTGGTCGGATTGGTAAACTTGTAGTCCTGCCATCCCTTACCTTTTGTTTTGGCGATTTCCACGCGTTCCTTAACGTATAGTTTGCCGTCAGGATCTTTCATGTCTATCAGGTCAACGCCAATCATTTTCTGATTAAACCCGTGGGCCACACATTTCCCGTTCAAATCGTAAACAAATATGTAGAGGTCTCGGTCGATGAACTTACCCTTCGGGTTACTTATTTCCACAAACGCTTTGTCCTTTCCCTGTGTTTTGATCAGTGCTACAGCCTTCTTTACCATTGCCTCGGCTTCCTCGGGCGTGCCGAATTCAGCTGCTATCGATACAGACGCGAAACAAATAATCGAGACAATCACAAATAGTAACGTTTTAAAACCTTTCATAATTTCCTCCTTGTCTTCATTTAGTAATTAAGTGAAACGCATTATACTCCCCGTACCTATAAGGTGAAGCGGTCTGCGATCTGCTTCAGATGTGCCGCAAGGTCAGACATGTTGGTGGAAGACTGCGTTATCTGTTCTGCGGCGGAAGAATTTTCTCTTGTAGAGGCGGCGATATGGCCAATGTCCTGCGTAATCCCGTCTGTTGTGGCATTCATCTGTTCTGTTGCTGCGGCAATCTGCTGGATCATGGATTGTAGCTCTGTCACGGATACTATGATAGCATCGAGTCCCTTTCCAGATTCGGTGGCATGGACAACGCCGGACTCTACCTGTGAATTAGTCTGGTTCATAGCAGTTATGGCTTTTCCGACTTCAAGCTTGATGGAGCCTATGGTCTGGTCAATCTCCTTGGTAGCAACAGTGGTTTGTTCTGCAAGCTTTCTCACCTCGTCTGCGACAACAGCAAAGCCCCTGCCGTGCTCCCCCGCCCGGGCCGCTTCGATGGCGGCGTTGAGAGCAAGGAGGTTCGTCTGGTCGGCAATGTCGCTAATAACACCCACAATGTTGCCGATTTGTTTTGAGCTTTCGCTGAGGTTGTTGATAATACGCGAAAACTCGCCCGCAGTATACGCTATGGCATTAATTCCTTGGACAGTGTTCTCCATCGTACGTCCGCCCGTCTGTGCCTGGCTTACTGTTTCAGCTGAAGAGTCCGATATAGTGGCAGCATTTTTGGCTATCTCCAGAACAGTCTGGGTCATTTGTTCGCTTGCCGTGGCCACCTGAGCTGCCCTATTGGATTCCTCCTGAATATTCTGGGACATTTCGAATGCGCTGCTATTCAGTTGAACGCTTGCAGAAGCCAGATTATCTGCGGCTACTTTGATGCCGCCCAAGATCTCCCTGAGGGTTGCGATCGTGTCCTTAATGGACTGAAGAAGAACACTTGTCTCGTCTCTGCCTGAGACAGCCAGATCGATGGCCAGATTCCCAGTCGCGAGCATTGTGGCCGCTTCAACTCCCTTATTTAAAGGCCGGAGAATGCTTTGTTTCAATGTGATAGCGATCAAGAGAGC
Encoded proteins:
- a CDS encoding cache domain-containing protein — translated: MKGFKTLLFVIVSIICFASVSIAAEFGTPEEAEAMVKKAVALIKTQGKDKAFVEISNPKGKFIDRDLYIFVYDLNGKCVAHGFNQKMIGVDLIDMKDPDGKLYVKERVEIAKTKGKGWQDYKFTNPTSKKVEHKRAYIEKVDDYIVGCGIYKF
- a CDS encoding HAMP domain-containing methyl-accepting chemotaxis protein codes for the protein MLFNNSNYRIGTRLNLAFGSILVLMLVSGIISMYTAWQMNKSTKSMSENTMHTEYANSIRNSVQKANMAIMAIALVNDETTRSKQKAILEMARKEYQTSMSMLENSRQDAQTKPLAAELKKKVEVNAKEMDKVIKLIESDLTDLALSSFIGNMDTTNAVLDLCDRIVGLQKKETEATVGTAASIYILAITIMAGTSGIIILLALLIAITLKQSILRPLNKGVEAATMLATGNLAIDLAVSGRDETSVLLQSIKDTIATLREILGGIKVAADNLASASVQLNSSAFEMSQNIQEESNRAAQVATASEQMTQTVLEIAKNAATISDSSAETVSQAQTGGRTMENTVQGINAIAYTAGEFSRIINNLSESSKQIGNIVGVISDIADQTNLLALNAAIEAARAGEHGRGFAVVADEVRKLAEQTTVATKEIDQTIGSIKLEVGKAITAMNQTNSQVESGVVHATESGKGLDAIIVSVTELQSMIQQIAAATEQMNATTDGITQDIGHIAASTRENSSAAEQITQSSTNMSDLAAHLKQIADRFTL